From Tepidisphaeraceae bacterium, one genomic window encodes:
- a CDS encoding tetratricopeptide repeat protein — MAKRTITAILAAATMVGVGACAPKDPNSAKVRAKTNIVGDPVDDFGTKKDPEIAASTHLAAGQMSENQGDLAAAVEQYEKTLAIDPKQPRAWYLLAALRARMGQYDASITAWQRYLKLVGNDAAAYANMGFTYDLADRFSDAEAAYKQAIAIDPMHKATRVNYGLMLAKAGQIDAATSHFAAVLPPAAVQYNLASFHEQQGDIDAARVAYSAALKIDPNFRDAKVRLAALPTTRPVTQQSASGE, encoded by the coding sequence ATGGCAAAGCGTACGATAACCGCGATCCTGGCAGCCGCGACGATGGTGGGGGTTGGCGCCTGCGCGCCGAAGGACCCCAACAGCGCCAAGGTGCGCGCCAAGACCAACATCGTCGGCGATCCCGTCGACGACTTCGGTACGAAGAAGGATCCGGAGATCGCGGCCTCCACGCACTTGGCGGCGGGGCAGATGTCCGAGAATCAGGGTGACCTGGCCGCTGCGGTGGAACAGTACGAGAAGACGCTGGCGATCGACCCCAAACAGCCGCGCGCCTGGTACCTGCTGGCGGCCCTGCGGGCGCGCATGGGGCAGTACGACGCGTCGATCACGGCGTGGCAGCGCTACCTGAAGCTCGTCGGGAACGACGCCGCTGCGTATGCGAACATGGGTTTCACCTACGACTTGGCCGACCGATTCAGCGACGCTGAGGCGGCCTACAAACAGGCGATCGCGATCGACCCAATGCACAAGGCGACGCGCGTGAACTATGGCCTGATGCTCGCCAAGGCGGGTCAGATCGACGCCGCCACGAGCCACTTCGCCGCTGTGCTGCCACCGGCGGCCGTGCAGTACAACCTGGCGTCGTTCCACGAGCAGCAGGGCGACATCGACGCCGCCCGCGTCGCTTACAGCGCGGCGCTGAAGATCGACCCGAACTTCCGGGACGCCAAGGTTCGCCTGGCGGCGCTGCCGACCACGCGCCCCGTGACGCAGCAGTCAGCCAGCGGGGAGTAG
- a CDS encoding metalloregulator ArsR/SmtB family transcription factor — translation MRKRGPGMTELELEPLTSLFRLLSDKTRLNILLLLASGERNVTSLCNELGLPQPTVSHHLGLLRMNNLIANRRDGKQVFYGLNNSVNSSDGNTLLVALELFDLKIIEKVA, via the coding sequence ATGCGTAAGCGTGGTCCGGGAATGACGGAACTTGAATTGGAACCGTTGACTAGCCTGTTTCGCCTGCTGTCTGACAAAACCCGTTTGAACATCCTCCTGCTGCTGGCCAGCGGGGAGCGGAACGTCACGAGCCTATGTAACGAGCTTGGTCTTCCACAGCCCACGGTCAGCCATCATCTCGGGCTCTTGCGGATGAACAACCTGATCGCCAATCGCCGCGATGGGAAGCAGGTCTTCTACGGGTTGAACAATTCCGTCAACTCGTCGGACGGCAACACGTTGCTCGTCGCGCTCGAGTTGTTTGATCTGAAGATTATCGAGAAGGTTGCGTAG
- a CDS encoding cbb3-type cytochrome c oxidase subunit I, producing the protein MTLRLRDIFSTDHKVIGLQFLFMGLGFFALGGLLAMAMRWQLAWPGATDGMPMPLAELIFGWPNGQMPPDVYNATFSLHATVMIFLVIIPLLVGAFGNYLIPLKIGAPRMAFPVLGGLSVWTTLLAGAVLFTGPFLPGGAVETGWTGYPPLSAIWGAGSAPQSGWPVIPLVMVSTAALFLWGFVATNVLRSRWAAVPFAVIAAVVTVLVMQGVAFDGQACWFVSLLLVGIATLLGAINYLATIVLFRCPGMTPSRLPLSVWSLLFTAVLVLLATPVLTGALVMNLLDHHRLTSFFLPGDWLAESRVHPAVAGGGSPLLHQHLFWFYSHPAVYIMILPAFGMVSDILSVFARKPVFGYRPMIYALAAITFLGFFVWAHHMFQSGMNPALGTAFALSTMFIAVPSGIKVFNWLGTLWGGNIHFTTAMWNAVAFVSLFVIGGLSGLFLASTAVNVHLHDTYFVVAHIHYVLFGGSTFGLFAAIYYWYPKFFGRMMNETLGKVHFFGSYVAFNCVFFPMHILGIRGVPRRYFDISHLESFKDLQPLNVFITISAFALGVAQLPLVVNFFGSLIWGKAAPANPWNATTLEWTDAASPPIRENFESRPSVYHGAYEYNNPLSGDDDFLPQSRPVS; encoded by the coding sequence ATGACCCTCCGCCTTCGCGACATCTTCAGCACCGACCACAAGGTGATCGGCCTGCAGTTCCTGTTCATGGGGCTGGGGTTCTTCGCGCTCGGTGGGCTGCTGGCGATGGCGATGCGGTGGCAACTGGCCTGGCCCGGCGCGACCGACGGCATGCCGATGCCACTGGCCGAGTTGATCTTCGGTTGGCCCAACGGGCAGATGCCGCCGGACGTGTACAACGCGACGTTCAGCCTGCACGCGACGGTGATGATCTTCCTCGTGATCATCCCACTGCTCGTCGGCGCGTTCGGCAACTACCTCATCCCGCTGAAGATCGGCGCGCCGCGCATGGCGTTCCCGGTGCTGGGGGGGCTTTCGGTCTGGACGACGCTGCTCGCGGGCGCGGTGCTGTTCACCGGCCCGTTCCTGCCGGGCGGCGCGGTGGAGACGGGTTGGACGGGTTACCCGCCGCTGAGCGCCATCTGGGGCGCGGGCAGTGCGCCGCAATCGGGTTGGCCGGTGATTCCGCTAGTAATGGTGTCGACAGCGGCGCTATTTCTCTGGGGTTTCGTCGCCACGAATGTGCTTCGATCGAGATGGGCCGCAGTCCCGTTTGCTGTGATCGCCGCGGTCGTGACGGTTCTGGTCATGCAGGGGGTGGCGTTCGACGGGCAGGCCTGCTGGTTCGTCAGCCTGCTGCTGGTGGGCATCGCGACGCTTCTGGGCGCCATCAATTACCTTGCGACGATCGTGCTGTTCCGCTGTCCGGGGATGACGCCGTCGCGCCTGCCGCTGAGCGTCTGGAGCCTGCTGTTCACCGCCGTGCTCGTGTTGCTGGCGACGCCGGTGCTCACGGGAGCGCTGGTGATGAACCTTCTAGATCATCATCGGCTCACGTCGTTCTTCCTGCCGGGCGACTGGTTAGCGGAAAGCCGCGTCCACCCCGCCGTCGCCGGTGGGGGTTCGCCGTTGCTGCATCAGCATTTGTTCTGGTTCTACAGTCACCCGGCCGTCTACATCATGATTCTGCCGGCGTTTGGGATGGTCAGCGACATCCTTAGCGTGTTTGCGCGGAAGCCCGTCTTCGGCTATCGGCCGATGATCTATGCGCTGGCCGCCATCACGTTCCTAGGCTTTTTCGTCTGGGCCCACCACATGTTTCAAAGCGGTATGAACCCGGCGCTGGGAACCGCGTTCGCGCTCAGCACGATGTTCATCGCCGTGCCCAGCGGCATCAAGGTCTTCAACTGGCTCGGCACGCTGTGGGGCGGCAACATCCACTTCACCACCGCCATGTGGAACGCGGTCGCGTTCGTCAGCCTCTTCGTCATCGGTGGCCTCTCGGGCCTCTTCCTGGCGAGCACGGCGGTCAACGTGCATCTGCACGACACCTACTTCGTCGTCGCCCACATTCACTACGTGCTGTTCGGTGGCAGCACGTTTGGGCTGTTCGCGGCGATCTACTACTGGTACCCGAAGTTCTTCGGCCGAATGATGAACGAGACGCTCGGCAAGGTCCACTTCTTCGGCAGTTACGTCGCGTTCAACTGCGTCTTCTTCCCCATGCACATCCTCGGCATTCGCGGTGTGCCGCGGCGGTACTTTGACATCTCGCACCTGGAAAGCTTTAAGGACCTTCAGCCGTTGAACGTCTTCATCACGATCAGCGCCTTCGCGCTCGGCGTCGCCCAACTGCCGTTGGTGGTAAATTTCTTCGGCAGCCTCATCTGGGGCAAAGCGGCGCCGGCGAACCCGTGGAACGCGACGACGCTGGAATGGACGGACGCTGCGAGCCCACCGATTCGCGAAAATTTTGAAAGCCGGCCGAGTGTCTATCATGGAGCGTACGAGTACAACAACCCGTTGTCCGGCGACGACGACTTCCTGCCGCAATCGCGGCCCGTGTCATGA
- the cyoE gene encoding heme o synthase produces MKPVADMPDILNASPLLDDVAEAVVSQRVRSRAVDFYELTKPRMNLLVVITTMVGFYMASFEGVNWLLLVNALFGTTLCAASASVFNQYIEREYDALMPRTRNRPLAAGRLGLGEAMWFGLALGIVGVLHLALFVNVLTAFLGAFTMLSYIFIYTPMKRYSTLNTVVGAVPGAIPPMMGWTAVTNDISIEAAALFGILFLWQMPHFLAIAIMYRKDYEAGGFMMLPSVDPKLSMTSRMIILYTIALIAVSVLPAVLNPVLFGRLYAVSAAVLGFGFLWFGVVCAVHKTRLDARRLFFASIIYLPLILGAMMLDKR; encoded by the coding sequence ATGAAACCAGTTGCCGACATGCCCGACATACTGAACGCATCGCCCCTGCTCGACGACGTGGCCGAGGCGGTCGTCTCGCAGCGCGTGCGATCGCGCGCGGTCGACTTTTACGAACTGACCAAGCCGCGCATGAACCTGCTGGTCGTCATCACGACGATGGTTGGTTTCTACATGGCGTCGTTCGAGGGCGTGAACTGGCTGCTGCTGGTGAACGCGCTGTTCGGCACTACGCTGTGCGCCGCCAGCGCCAGCGTCTTCAACCAGTACATCGAGCGCGAGTACGACGCCCTCATGCCCCGCACGCGCAACCGCCCCCTGGCCGCCGGCCGGTTGGGATTGGGTGAGGCGATGTGGTTCGGCCTGGCGTTGGGCATCGTCGGCGTGCTGCACCTGGCGCTATTCGTGAACGTGCTGACGGCGTTCCTGGGCGCGTTCACGATGCTGTCGTACATCTTCATCTACACCCCGATGAAGCGCTACAGCACCCTTAACACGGTCGTTGGCGCCGTGCCGGGCGCGATTCCCCCAATGATGGGCTGGACGGCCGTCACCAACGACATCTCGATCGAGGCGGCGGCGCTGTTTGGCATCTTGTTCCTGTGGCAGATGCCGCACTTCCTCGCGATCGCGATCATGTACCGCAAGGACTACGAGGCGGGCGGATTCATGATGCTGCCGTCGGTCGACCCGAAACTGTCGATGACCAGCCGGATGATCATCCTGTACACGATTGCGCTGATCGCGGTCAGCGTCTTGCCGGCCGTGCTGAACCCGGTGTTGTTCGGCCGGCTGTACGCGGTGTCGGCGGCGGTGCTGGGGTTCGGTTTCCTGTGGTTTGGCGTCGTATGCGCGGTGCACAAGACGCGGCTCGACGCCCGGCGGTTGTTCTTCGCTTCCATCATCTACCTGCCGTTGATCCTGGGCGCGATGATGCTCGACAAGAGGTGA
- a CDS encoding cytochrome c oxidase subunit II has protein sequence MNGPCVMLHAAMVTATWWLPPDHSRNGRAIDDLFTLIFCISVAVLVGVHAALAFFLVRYRHRKGQRTAKFIHGYTRLEIGWTLFTAGVLTGLAVLSTRVWDKYQRTDTPRTVADALPLVRAMVIGQQFKWNVIYPGPDGVLGRYLTYPKPTDTRWPDGERFRGVSGPAALPRETAVEAINAYVEQINPLGKDFTDPAGADDDWENALARDLVLPVDRPIELQIGSRDVIHNVSIPLLRVKMDAVPGLIGTINFTATQTSDVSPTGYFDLVCQELCGSGHYKMNARLRIVSAAEWANGGRK, from the coding sequence ATGAATGGACCTTGCGTCATGTTGCATGCGGCAATGGTTACCGCCACCTGGTGGTTGCCGCCCGACCATTCGCGCAATGGACGTGCGATTGACGACCTTTTTACGCTAATTTTCTGTATTTCGGTCGCAGTTTTGGTTGGCGTTCACGCGGCACTGGCGTTTTTCCTGGTGCGATACCGTCACCGCAAAGGCCAGCGGACGGCCAAGTTCATCCACGGTTACACACGGCTCGAGATCGGCTGGACCCTGTTCACCGCGGGCGTGTTGACCGGATTGGCGGTGCTCAGCACGCGCGTTTGGGACAAGTATCAGCGAACCGACACACCCCGCACCGTGGCGGACGCGCTTCCGCTAGTCCGGGCGATGGTGATCGGACAGCAGTTCAAGTGGAACGTCATCTATCCCGGTCCCGATGGTGTGCTAGGCCGCTACCTGACCTACCCGAAGCCAACCGACACCCGCTGGCCGGACGGCGAGCGCTTCCGTGGCGTCAGTGGGCCGGCGGCGTTGCCGCGCGAGACCGCGGTCGAGGCGATCAACGCATACGTCGAGCAGATCAACCCGCTGGGGAAAGACTTCACCGACCCCGCTGGTGCCGACGATGATTGGGAGAACGCACTAGCGCGCGACCTCGTGCTGCCGGTCGATCGGCCGATCGAGTTGCAGATCGGTAGCCGTGATGTGATCCACAACGTGTCGATCCCGCTGCTGCGCGTGAAGATGGACGCGGTGCCAGGGCTGATCGGCACGATCAACTTCACTGCGACGCAGACGAGCGACGTCAGTCCGACCGGCTACTTCGACCTTGTCTGCCAAGAACTGTGCGGCAGCGGTCACTACAAGATGAACGCCCGGCTCCGCATCGTGTCGGCGGCGGAATGGGCAAACGGGGGAAGAAAATGA
- a CDS encoding ABC transporter ATP-binding protein, with amino-acid sequence MHAIAPSIPAAPTTATVGTTAVSIEDLSYAYGDRTAIDNLSLQVPTGEIFGLLGPNGSGKTTLFRVLSTLIPPQSGKVTVLGHNLATDRDCVRRDIGVVFQSPALDKQLTAYENLACQAALYGLSGPVMKERIETLLAAVNLLDRAHERTDRFSGGMRRRVEIAKGLLHRPKLLILDEPSTGLDPGARLDLWQLLNDIRAQQDVTILLTTHLMEEADLCDRLAILMDGRLLACDSPAALKGRIRGEVITLTSAQPDALRDRLREKLGIEMERVGDALRLQRPRGHEFVPALIEAAPGLVDSVSVGRPSLADVFVELTGRNYRSEVATPNRGAEPQRGHR; translated from the coding sequence ATGCATGCGATCGCCCCATCCATCCCGGCCGCCCCCACAACCGCCACCGTCGGCACGACGGCCGTCTCCATCGAGGATCTCTCGTACGCGTATGGCGACCGAACCGCGATCGACAACCTGTCGCTCCAGGTGCCGACGGGCGAGATCTTCGGCCTGCTTGGCCCCAACGGCAGTGGCAAGACGACGCTGTTCCGCGTGCTGTCGACCCTCATCCCGCCGCAGTCGGGGAAGGTGACGGTCCTCGGTCACAATCTCGCGACCGACCGCGATTGCGTGCGGCGGGACATCGGTGTCGTCTTCCAATCGCCAGCGCTCGACAAGCAACTCACCGCCTACGAGAACCTCGCCTGCCAGGCCGCGCTGTACGGCTTAAGCGGCCCGGTAATGAAGGAACGCATCGAGACGCTGCTGGCGGCAGTCAATTTGCTGGACCGCGCCCACGAGCGCACGGACCGCTTCAGCGGTGGCATGCGACGGCGCGTCGAGATCGCCAAGGGCCTGCTGCATCGCCCGAAGCTGCTCATCCTCGATGAGCCCAGCACCGGACTCGATCCCGGGGCGCGGCTCGACCTGTGGCAACTCCTGAACGACATCCGCGCGCAGCAGGACGTGACGATCCTGCTCACCACGCATCTGATGGAGGAGGCCGACCTGTGCGACCGCCTGGCGATCCTAATGGACGGCCGCCTGCTGGCGTGCGATAGCCCGGCGGCGCTGAAGGGGCGCATTCGTGGCGAGGTGATTACGCTGACGTCGGCTCAGCCGGATGCGCTGCGCGATCGCCTGCGGGAAAAACTGGGAATCGAAATGGAACGCGTGGGCGACGCGTTGCGCCTTCAGCGGCCGCGCGGGCACGAGTTCGTGCCCGCGCTGATCGAGGCCGCGCCGGGGCTGGTGGATTCGGTGTCGGTCGGCCGCCCGTCACTCGCCGACGTGTTCGTCGAACTGACGGGGCGGAACTATCGGTCTGAAGTCGCGACACCAAACCGCGGCGCCGAACCGCAGCGCGGGCACCGATAA
- a CDS encoding carboxypeptidase regulatory-like domain-containing protein, whose protein sequence is MLLSFGLATLIGGCGESTSSQSESAASALPKVAAGTATVRGAVKFTGTPPVMKEIANQPCHGTAKPMKEESVVLNDNGTLANVIVSLSGVSADPLPRSTPPALDQVGCQYVPHVVAVQAGQPLTVRSSDPTIHNVHFTPSKNKSRNLNMPGPDEQQVTFEHPEFVRFKCDIHPWMNAYVGVFPHPFFHVTGNDGSFELTNLPVGTYTLTAWHERYGELQETITITDGTPTPEVTFTYAP, encoded by the coding sequence TTGCTGCTGTCCTTTGGCCTCGCGACGCTCATCGGTGGATGCGGCGAGTCGACTTCCAGCCAATCCGAAAGCGCGGCATCCGCCCTGCCGAAGGTAGCCGCCGGTACAGCCACGGTGCGCGGCGCGGTGAAGTTCACCGGCACCCCGCCGGTGATGAAGGAGATCGCCAACCAGCCCTGCCACGGGACGGCCAAGCCGATGAAGGAAGAGTCGGTCGTCCTGAACGACAACGGCACGCTGGCGAACGTCATCGTCTCGCTGAGCGGCGTTAGCGCCGACCCGCTGCCGCGCAGCACGCCACCGGCGCTGGACCAGGTGGGTTGCCAGTACGTGCCGCACGTGGTCGCGGTGCAGGCGGGGCAGCCGTTGACCGTGCGATCGAGCGACCCGACGATTCACAACGTCCACTTCACGCCGTCGAAGAACAAGTCGCGCAACCTGAATATGCCGGGCCCCGACGAGCAGCAGGTGACGTTCGAGCACCCCGAGTTCGTGCGCTTCAAGTGCGACATTCACCCGTGGATGAACGCCTATGTGGGCGTCTTCCCGCACCCGTTCTTCCACGTCACCGGCAACGACGGCAGCTTCGAGCTGACGAACCTGCCGGTCGGCACGTATACGCTGACGGCGTGGCACGAACGCTACGGCGAGTTGCAGGAAACGATCACGATTACCGACGGCACGCCGACTCCTGAGGTTACGTTCACCTACGCTCCATGA
- a CDS encoding COX15/CtaA family protein, translated as MSHSIDHRLPFRSEPEFVEPRAPYNPWLHRAAWVTALSTFPLIFMGGLVTSHGAGMSVPDWPNSYGYNMFAFPFSQWLGPDKGGIFYEHSHRLLASFVGFLAIVVTIIAWRTEGRRWVRWLATGVLALVIFQGVLGGLRVVWVDLKLAVVHACVAQAFFCLATLLVIVTSSWWLRQTPPLITLSRGRFLIIAALAATGMIYLQLIIGALMRHYDAGLAIPDLPFAYGRLLPPVSEEGLLAVNKIRAWELHIQPVESLTQIWLHFGHRVGAIFVTSAILTLVGAIFVRHRADRVLLPWATVLLLLLVTQVTLGVYTVLKGKPADIATLHVACGALVLATSFVLTIMAIRLYWARPTPQNQALDKFVDTEAQYATV; from the coding sequence ATGAGCCATTCGATCGACCATCGCCTGCCCTTCCGTAGCGAGCCCGAGTTCGTCGAGCCACGCGCCCCGTACAACCCGTGGTTGCACCGCGCGGCGTGGGTGACGGCGCTCTCGACCTTCCCGCTCATCTTCATGGGCGGCCTGGTGACCTCGCACGGCGCCGGCATGAGCGTGCCCGACTGGCCTAACAGCTACGGCTACAACATGTTTGCCTTCCCCTTCAGCCAATGGCTGGGGCCGGACAAGGGCGGCATCTTCTACGAACATTCGCACCGCTTGCTGGCGTCGTTCGTCGGATTCCTGGCGATCGTCGTGACGATCATCGCCTGGCGAACCGAGGGCCGGCGATGGGTGCGATGGCTGGCGACGGGCGTGCTGGCGCTGGTGATCTTTCAGGGCGTGCTGGGGGGCCTGCGGGTGGTATGGGTCGACCTGAAGCTGGCGGTGGTGCATGCCTGCGTGGCGCAGGCGTTCTTCTGCCTGGCGACGCTGCTGGTGATCGTGACCAGTTCCTGGTGGCTACGGCAGACGCCGCCGCTCATCACGCTCAGCCGAGGGCGGTTCCTCATCATCGCTGCGCTGGCGGCGACGGGGATGATTTACCTGCAGCTCATCATCGGCGCCCTGATGCGTCACTACGACGCGGGGCTAGCCATTCCCGACCTGCCGTTCGCATACGGTCGATTGCTACCGCCCGTCTCGGAAGAGGGTTTGCTGGCGGTGAACAAGATTCGCGCCTGGGAACTGCACATCCAGCCGGTCGAATCGCTCACCCAAATCTGGCTGCACTTCGGGCATCGCGTGGGCGCGATCTTCGTGACGTCGGCCATCCTGACGCTGGTGGGCGCGATCTTCGTGCGGCACCGGGCCGACCGCGTGCTGCTTCCCTGGGCAACGGTGTTGCTGTTGCTGCTGGTAACGCAGGTAACGCTCGGCGTTTACACCGTTCTGAAGGGCAAACCCGCCGACATCGCCACGCTGCACGTGGCGTGCGGGGCCCTGGTGCTGGCGACGTCGTTCGTGCTGACAATCATGGCGATTCGGCTATATTGGGCCCGGCCGACCCCGCAGAATCAGGCGTTGGACAAGTTCGTTGATACCGAAGCCCAGTACGCCACCGTTTAG
- a CDS encoding sugar phosphate nucleotidyltransferase: MAKVRKAVVPVAGLGTRHFPASHAVKKEMFPVVGEDGIARALFHYHLLEMEQAGIEEICIIVQPGDEAVIRAYLNGPDDTYLKRLDKYPQLAAEARHMRQLGQRVTFAVQHQQEGYGHAVFQSRAFAAGEPVLLCLGDHLFRGKPVSPYRELAEMAARSGGKSVSAVNRIGPAELKGFGTIAGRRRAGDPKLIDVSLIIEKPDVETARQKLRVDGVPDDEFLGWFGMHLLAPSIYDILEEMIKNDVRDNREFQLTRAQEIQRSREGYLALEMLTAKRYDFGIPDDFVASVQAFRAD; this comes from the coding sequence ATGGCGAAGGTTCGCAAGGCAGTGGTACCGGTGGCAGGCTTGGGGACTCGGCATTTCCCGGCGTCGCACGCCGTGAAGAAGGAGATGTTTCCGGTCGTGGGTGAGGACGGCATCGCCCGGGCGCTGTTCCACTATCACCTGCTGGAGATGGAGCAGGCCGGCATCGAAGAGATCTGCATCATTGTGCAGCCGGGCGACGAGGCGGTGATCCGCGCTTACCTGAACGGGCCGGACGACACCTACCTGAAGCGCCTCGATAAGTACCCGCAGCTGGCGGCCGAGGCCCGGCACATGCGGCAGCTGGGACAGCGCGTGACGTTCGCCGTGCAGCACCAGCAGGAAGGCTACGGCCACGCCGTCTTTCAAAGCCGCGCGTTTGCCGCCGGCGAACCGGTGCTGCTCTGCCTGGGCGACCACCTGTTCCGCGGCAAGCCGGTGTCACCGTATCGCGAACTGGCGGAGATGGCGGCGCGATCCGGTGGTAAGAGCGTGTCTGCGGTCAACCGCATCGGACCGGCCGAGCTGAAGGGCTTCGGCACAATCGCCGGCCGACGGCGTGCTGGCGACCCGAAGCTGATCGACGTTTCACTCATCATCGAAAAGCCCGACGTGGAAACCGCCCGCCAGAAGCTGCGCGTTGACGGCGTACCGGACGACGAGTTTCTCGGCTGGTTCGGCATGCACCTGCTGGCGCCGTCGATCTACGACATCCTCGAAGAGATGATCAAGAACGACGTCCGCGACAACCGTGAATTTCAGCTTACCCGCGCCCAGGAAATCCAACGGTCGCGCGAAGGGTACCTCGCATTGGAGATGCTGACCGCCAAGCGCTACGACTTCGGCATTCCCGACGACTTCGTCGCCAGCGTGCAGGCGTTTCGGGCTGACTGA